DNA from Rubripirellula lacrimiformis:
GAAACCTGGTTGAAGCCTTCTTCTTTGTAATAGTCGACCAGGCGTCGCCGCGCCGATTCGATCGAAAATTCGCTCAGCGGATCCGCGGCGCTCACGCCGGCACGTCCTTTCAATTCGCGGTCGTTCATGGCGCGGTTGCCATGGAAGATGACCTGCGAAATGGTCGGTCGTTCGTGGACTTCGAATGTGACGTAAAACCCGCCCGGTTGTTCGTTCAGTTTGAACGTGACGTGATCGAACGCGCCCATGTCGTTCAGACGCCGGACGTCGCCCAGGACGGTTTCGTAATCATAGAAACGGTCTTGGCGAGTTTGGATGTTTTGCAGGATGCGGTGGCTGGTGATGCGTTGGTTACCGACGATGCGGACCCCTAGCACCAATGCATCGCCCTTTTCTCGCCGCAGTGCGATGCCCGCACCGTCGTGAACGTGTTCACGAAATTTCGGTTTGTTGTCCGGACCGGGAACCGAGGCTCCGCCGCCACCGGCACCGCCCATTCCGCCGCCACCAAACTGTGCTGTGGCAGGCATCGACATCGGTACAGCCAGCATCAACCCCAATGCATATCGCCGGTAGCCGACGGTTCGGTAACGGGAAACAAGGGGAGATGGCAATAGGTTGGGTAACCGTCGTGGCATACCGGCAATCCGCGTAGACGAATAGGCTTCTAAGGGATGAGACCAAGCGTCTGAAACCAGACACTCGGCTCACTGCCATCGGTAACTACCAACGGTTTGCCGGCTGCCACAAGCCGGATTTAGTCCTACCGAGATGATTTACGAAGAAACTGGACCGTGAAACTGATTTTCGCCGGATATTTCGATTCGCTAGGCCGATTCCCGGCGCATTGCGGATCTCCACCGACGTTGCCATCGATCGGGTGGTTCAGCGGCTGCGGCGCGTGAATCGCGGACTCGGAAAGCCCTGAAATGAAACGCGGGTGCCGGATCGGTTGCCAGCTGGAATCTAGGAGGATGCCAGCTCGCTGGACCCCATCAGATTGACCTCCACATTCTGGATTGGCAGCTCCAACCAGTCGGTGATCAGCACTCGCTGAACCAGCGGTTCGTCGAGGTGTTTGAGGACAATTTCCATCAATCGTTCGCGAATCTGTGTCTGTGCCGGGTCATCCAGCCATGCCGAATCGACTTGGCGTAGCAGTTGTTCGGAGTCTTCGCGGATTTCCATCCTCATCTGTGTCATCCGTTCCATACCGCGGTGCAGTTTGGACGGATCGAGCACCGCATGCAGCCGGAAATGATAGACGGTGCCTAAATCTTCGACGCTTTGGAACCGGAAATTGCCGATTTCGACCGCTGGCGATTCCATACCGGTCAGCCGAGCAACCCGGCTGCGAACGTATCCAATGACCGCAGCGTGAATAGCCACGATCAGCAAAATCAGGCAAGCACCCCAATAGCGTCGAAGCATCGTCACGGAAACAGGCTCTTTTGAAACGGAGGAGGTCAGCGTCCAGGGTGTCGGGTCATTCCGGATGGTTGGAATTTAACGACCGCCCCATCGTGGTGTGTCGGAACGATTCCGAGATCCCACGCTGAAGAAAGCTAGGTCACCATTTCGATCAAGTCCACGCGTTTCCCACTTTCACGGTAAAACACAATGACAATGGTTGCCACTTCGATCCCCCGACCACCGCAGCCCGGCGGGACGACGCAAGTGCGGCATCCACCGGCTGCCGCGATTCCGCATTCCTCGCTTGAATCGATCTTCCCCATGGACCGTTTCGCCATTTCGCCCACCAACCGCTTGCCATCGTCGCAGATCCCGGCATCGGAATCTGCAATGCCCGATGTCGTGATTTTCACAAGCCCCAACGCGGGCACCGGTGCGGGACGCCAACAGCTGCCCCGTTTGGTCGACCGGCTGCGGGAACATCACGTCCGATCCACCATCGTCGATTCGGTGGCCCAGTTGGTGGCGGCCGTCGACGGTTCGCCCAACCCGATCGTCGTGGCGGCCGGTGGTGATGGCACGCTGTCGCTCGCCTGTGAATCGATCGGTGCCGACGTGCCGATCGTGCCGATGCCGATGGGGACTGAAAACCTGCTGGCAAAACATTTTGGTCATCGATCGGCCGCCGACGCGGTATTGGAAACCATTCGCTTTGGCCGCGAAGTGCGTTTGGACGTTGGCCAGGCGAATGGAAAGCCGTTTCTGATCATGGCGACCTGTGGCTTTGATGCCGAGGTCGTGCGAGGGATGCATCTGACGCGGCGAGGCCATATCCACCGGCTCAGCTATCTGCGTCCGATCTTGCGAGCAGTTCGTCATTACTCGTTTCCGGGATTGGAAATTCGAGTCGATGGCGGGCCGCCCATCCATGCGGGTTGGGCAATGGTTTTCAATCTGCCCCGCTACGCGACGTCCTTGTCGATTGAACCCGACGCGATGGGCGACGATGGGCAATTGGACCTGATCGCTTTTCAGGGTCGCTCGGTGTTGACTGGCCTGCGGTATTTGGCGGGGATCACGACAAGCCGACATCTGAATTTTTCGGATGTGATCCGCCGACGTGGCACAGCGTTCCAGATTTCCGCGTCGCAGGACGTCAATGCCAGTGGGTCGTTCAGCGGGGCTGGATCGGTCAGCACTGACGGGCGGCGGAAAGTACGTGTGCCGGTCCAGCTAGATGGTGATTTCGCCGGACGCTTACCGGTCACGATCCGAACGTTACCCGGTCGAGTGCGATTGTTGGTTCCCGCGGAAGTCCAAAATTTTGCACGCTGATCGCAATCTACCTGTGATTGCTCAGGCGCCGACGATCGTCGAAGATTGAGGGATGAATACCTCATCAACGCCGCCACCGGCCATCTCTCCTGT
Protein-coding regions in this window:
- a CDS encoding diacylglycerol/lipid kinase family protein, with the translated sequence MTMVATSIPRPPQPGGTTQVRHPPAAAIPHSSLESIFPMDRFAISPTNRLPSSQIPASESAMPDVVIFTSPNAGTGAGRQQLPRLVDRLREHHVRSTIVDSVAQLVAAVDGSPNPIVVAAGGDGTLSLACESIGADVPIVPMPMGTENLLAKHFGHRSAADAVLETIRFGREVRLDVGQANGKPFLIMATCGFDAEVVRGMHLTRRGHIHRLSYLRPILRAVRHYSFPGLEIRVDGGPPIHAGWAMVFNLPRYATSLSIEPDAMGDDGQLDLIAFQGRSVLTGLRYLAGITTSRHLNFSDVIRRRGTAFQISASQDVNASGSFSGAGSVSTDGRRKVRVPVQLDGDFAGRLPVTIRTLPGRVRLLVPAEVQNFAR